Genomic DNA from Segatella copri:
AGAGCCGGATTATGGAATATGAGTGCCTCATCATCTTCTATCAAGGTGATGTTGTCGCCACCCAGAGCAGCTGCATGGGCACTCACCGGCAAGCGAAGGAAATTATACCCCGTTTGGCTCTCTTGAGCATCAATAATTGTCGCAAAAAGCGTCAATATTGCGGAAATTACATATTTTTTCATTTAAATTTTCTAATTCTTTGGCAAAGATACTGCTTTTTTCAATAATAAGAAGTAATTTTGCAATGTTTTCGTAGGAAATAACGATTTTAAACGGTTTTTATTGTGGAAATTAAGAAATCAAATAGCGCACAACTGGAAGATAAGCGGGTTACATTTTTTCTGCTGGGGTTGCTGCTGGCTTTTACTTTCATCTTCGTAGGACTCCAATATCAGAGAGGTCAGCAGGGAGATGATGACTTGTCGGAATCGATGGAAGATCTCTCACAGGATCTGGAAATGTCGGCTCGTCCCGACCAGAAAGATATGGTGAGTGCAGAGGCTGTTTCGGCTCCTGCTTCTAAGTCAATTACCCAGGAAGTGAAGGCTGCCGAGCAACAGACTCAGAAGGCACCGCAGAAAATCAGTTCTACAACCAGCGAACTGGTTATCGGCGACGGCTCGGGTGTAGTGGATGGATCTGAGGTGAAGGAAGCGGTTCCTGAAACTCCCATTGAGAATCCGGGAGCTGAGGCTCCTATCAAACTGACCGTCGTGCAGAAGATACCGCAGTTTCCTGGTGGCTGGTCTGCCTTCATGCAGTGGCTTACCAAGAACCTGAAGTACCCTGTAGCTGCTCAGAAGAGTAAGATTCAGGGAACCGTAGTGGTATCCTTTATCGTAAACAAGGATGGAAGTGTTGCCAATATCAAGGTAAGCACTTCGGTAGATCCATTGCTCGAC
This window encodes:
- a CDS encoding energy transducer TonB translates to MEIKKSNSAQLEDKRVTFFLLGLLLAFTFIFVGLQYQRGQQGDDDLSESMEDLSQDLEMSARPDQKDMVSAEAVSAPASKSITQEVKAAEQQTQKAPQKISSTTSELVIGDGSGVVDGSEVKEAVPETPIENPGAEAPIKLTVVQKIPQFPGGWSAFMQWLTKNLKYPVAAQKSKIQGTVVVSFIVNKDGSVANIKVSTSVDPLLDNEALRVMKMMPKWKPGIDKGKVCRTMIAIPVVFQL